In the genome of Polaribacter sp. MED152, one region contains:
- a CDS encoding pseudouridine synthase produces the protein MKEHRHFILHKPYGYLSQFITNQTKRKKKMLGELYDFPEGTMAIGRLDFASEGLLLLTTDGKVSQEIRSSKYEKEYYVQVDGLITQEAINQLKKGVEIGFEGKKYITKPGKASIINNPEFPLRSQKIRDDRHGPTSWISVIIREGKFRQVRKMTAAVGYPTLRLVRIRIGTITIDDLKNGEVKEVNQLL, from the coding sequence ATGAAAGAACATCGTCATTTTATACTTCATAAACCTTATGGTTATTTATCTCAGTTTATCACCAATCAAACTAAGAGAAAGAAAAAAATGTTAGGAGAATTGTATGATTTTCCTGAAGGAACAATGGCTATTGGACGTTTAGATTTTGCATCTGAAGGTTTACTTTTATTAACAACAGATGGTAAAGTATCTCAAGAAATTAGGAGCAGTAAATACGAAAAAGAGTATTATGTTCAGGTAGATGGTTTAATAACTCAAGAAGCTATAAACCAGCTTAAAAAAGGAGTAGAAATTGGTTTTGAAGGCAAAAAATACATAACAAAACCAGGAAAAGCGTCTATTATTAACAATCCTGAATTTCCTTTAAGAAGTCAGAAAATTAGAGATGACAGACATGGGCCAACAAGTTGGATTTCTGTAATTATAAGAGAAGGTAAATTTAGGCAAGTTCGAAAAATGACAGCTGCTGTTGGTTACCCAACTTTACGTTTAGTACGTATTAGAATTGGTACAATTACTATTGATGATTTAAAAAATGGTGAAGTTAAAGAAGTGAATCAATTACTTTAA
- a CDS encoding GNAT family N-acetyltransferase, with amino-acid sequence MNTLVKSFSELNTTELYSILQLRSEVFVVEQDCVYQDIDFKDQKALHVLGYKNDVLIAYTRIFKPGDYFDNSSIGRVLVKETERKFNYGHQIMKASLKAIKEYYKVDKITISAQKYLKKFYESHGFYQVNDEYLEDGIPHIRMDRD; translated from the coding sequence ATGAATACCTTAGTAAAAAGTTTTTCAGAACTTAATACTACAGAGTTGTACAGTATTCTTCAATTACGATCTGAAGTTTTTGTGGTAGAACAAGATTGTGTATATCAAGATATCGATTTTAAAGATCAAAAAGCTTTGCATGTTTTAGGTTATAAGAATGATGTTTTAATTGCATACACACGTATTTTTAAGCCTGGAGATTATTTTGATAACTCAAGTATTGGTAGAGTCTTAGTTAAAGAAACTGAAAGAAAATTTAACTATGGTCATCAAATTATGAAAGCTTCTTTAAAAGCTATTAAAGAGTATTATAAAGTTGATAAAATCACTATTTCAGCACAAAAGTATTTAAAGAAGTTTTATGAGTCGCATGGTTTTTATCAAGTAAATGATGAATATTTAGAAGATGGTATACCACATATTAGAATGGATAGAGATTAA
- the rpiB gene encoding ribose 5-phosphate isomerase B: protein MTIAIGNDHAGTEYKFEIIKHLEEKGYTVLNFGTDTNNSMDYPDAIHPTADALESGKAELGIILCGSGNGAQMTANKHQGIRAALCWNNELVALTRQHNDANILTIPARFVSLQQALGFVDVFLNTEFEGGRHANRVNKISCAG, encoded by the coding sequence ATGACAATTGCCATAGGTAATGATCACGCAGGAACTGAATATAAGTTCGAAATTATAAAACATTTAGAGGAAAAAGGATATACTGTTCTAAATTTTGGAACGGATACTAACAATTCTATGGATTATCCTGATGCTATTCACCCAACAGCAGATGCACTTGAATCTGGTAAAGCAGAATTAGGTATTATTTTATGTGGTTCTGGTAATGGTGCACAAATGACAGCCAATAAACATCAAGGTATTAGAGCTGCTTTGTGTTGGAATAATGAGTTGGTTGCTTTAACAAGACAACATAATGATGCTAATATTTTAACTATTCCTGCACGTTTTGTGTCTTTACAACAAGCTCTTGGTTTTGTAGATGTATTTTTAAACACTGAATTTGAAGGTGGACGTCATGCAAATAGAGTAAACAAAATTTCTTGTGCTGGCTAA
- a CDS encoding diacylglycerol kinase family protein — protein MSEFINKNDENSWFVIANPTAGNKVFNKQWREIKTQLALNNISYSFAFTTFSKHEIELVQQAIQKGFRKIITVGGDGTLHHVVNGIMLQTYVKTSDITIGVIPIGTGNDWVKTYNIPNSIVESIKIIKNKSVILQDIGLCTTKDNKLNYFVNVAGLGFDGYVIHKLNNFKKFGAISYLLAGISSLIRYKKSKFKISFNDKRIETKSLLTIVGICKYAGGGLQFTDHVNTTDGLFDITIAKNLKFSTILLNINKLFKGTLYKLEEVSTNKTNKITIESNTKNTYIQADGELIGTQKVTFTIVNKAINFVMNS, from the coding sequence ATGTCTGAATTCATCAATAAAAATGATGAAAATTCTTGGTTTGTAATTGCAAATCCTACTGCAGGAAACAAGGTTTTTAATAAACAGTGGAGAGAAATAAAAACGCAATTAGCACTAAATAATATTAGCTACTCTTTTGCTTTCACAACATTTTCTAAACATGAAATTGAGTTGGTGCAACAAGCCATTCAAAAAGGATTTAGAAAAATAATTACTGTAGGTGGAGATGGCACTCTACATCATGTAGTTAATGGTATTATGCTGCAAACATACGTAAAAACTTCTGATATAACTATTGGAGTAATACCAATTGGTACTGGAAATGATTGGGTTAAAACCTATAACATTCCAAATTCTATAGTAGAATCTATCAAAATTATAAAGAACAAATCAGTCATTTTACAAGATATTGGCTTGTGTACTACTAAAGATAATAAACTAAATTATTTTGTAAACGTAGCTGGTTTAGGTTTTGATGGTTATGTAATTCATAAACTAAACAATTTTAAAAAGTTCGGGGCTATTAGTTACTTATTAGCGGGCATAAGTAGTTTAATAAGGTATAAAAAATCAAAATTTAAAATTTCTTTTAATGATAAGCGTATAGAAACTAAATCATTATTAACAATTGTAGGTATTTGTAAATATGCTGGTGGTGGTTTGCAATTTACAGATCACGTAAATACTACTGATGGTTTGTTTGATATTACCATTGCAAAAAATCTAAAATTTAGCACTATATTACTAAATATCAACAAGTTATTTAAAGGAACGCTTTACAAATTAGAAGAAGTATCTACCAATAAAACTAATAAAATTACCATAGAATCAAATACTAAAAATACTTACATACAAGCTGATGGCGAATTAATTGGAACTCAAAAAGTAACTTTTACTATTGTTAATAAGGCCATTAATTTTGTGATGAATTCCTAA